The Triticum urartu cultivar G1812 chromosome 5, Tu2.1, whole genome shotgun sequence genome contains the following window.
GACCCACTTTACATCCTCACAACGTGTCTTGGGTCTCGTGTTGTAGCTGGCTACTAACTAAGAGCCCGCTTTTtttctctttcctccaactaagcaCAAATATATTATTAGTATTCCTTATAGCCTGCTTATGTTACCctattgtacttgctcttagAGAAAAGTATATTTTTTGTCCCTTAACTTTTGATGGAGTCTAGATTTGGTCCCTCAATTTTAAAATCAGGCAACTTGCACCCCCCAACTACCGAAATCGGACAAGATTCGTCCCTGGACTCTATTTTGACCGGTTTTGCTACTGATTCAAATCCctttattttttccaaacccACCTACTTTTTTCAAGTTTATGTTTTTTTCTTAAATTCATGTGTTTTTTCAAATCCAAGCATACCTTTTCCAAATCGACGTACTTTCATCAAGTTCGCGTAATTTTTTCAAATTCACATACTTTCATCCAAATCCGCATAGTACTTTTggaaaaaaaatatgaatttaAATAAGTACGTGAACTAGAATAAAAGTATGCGAATTTGGAAAAAATATGCGAACTTAAAAAATGTATGCAGTTTTGTAGAAAATATGTGAATTTCAAGAAAGTACACGAACTAGAATAAAAGTAAGCGAAATTAAAAATATATATATGAACTTGAAAAATGCACGCGGTTTTGTAGAAAAATACGTGAGTTTCAGAAAAGTAGGCGAACATGAAAACATTACACGAATATTGAAAAATACGCGAACCTGGGAAAGGTACATGGATTTTAGAAGTACATGAATTTTTGaaaagttcatggatttgaaaCAGTACAAGGAGTTGAAAAAATTACACGAATTTGAAATAATTGCACAAACTGGAAAAGGTacatgaatttgagaaaggtttACAGATATAAAAAAACGATTTTGAATAAAGTACACGGATTTGGAAGagtaaatatatataaaaaatgtgcGTGAATTTCAAAAAAAGGTTCATTGATTTGAAAAAAAAACTACACGGATTTGAGTCAGCATCGGTCAAAACCGAGGCGAGTCAGCACCAAAACCGGTCAAAACCAAGACCAGGGACGAATCTTGTCCGTTTTCAATAGTTGAGAATGCAAGTTGTCCGGTTTTAAAGTTAAGGAACCAAATTTAGACTTGGCCAAGAGTTAAGGGACGAAATGTATACTTTCTCAAGTCTTTAACATAGCAAACGGTCCGTTGGATCTTCAATCCGATGGCCCAGGTGCTCCTGAAGCATGGGGCATATAAGCTCTCGGAGCACCGCATCGCCAGCCACCTCAAACAGTCAAACTTCTTGGCCTACTCCGCCACCAGAAACCACATCATGGAGCTCATCATCCTTGAGATCAAGAAGGGATTGAGTGGACCGTGACCAAGGAAACACACGTCGATCGAGGGCCTCACACGTACCCTTTATTTTTCCTTCTCATTGTCAATTCTCTCCCCACCCTGGAATATACTAAGTTGGGTTCAAATAGTTGCATGGCTTTTCCATTTCTTATCCACGCCATGCGTACAAAAACAATTACCATATGTAAACATATCTATTTATAGAGATCCCTATGTTTTATGATACATTTCGTGAAAAGTAATGACCCACATCACATAACCACCTGCACAAAATCGCATAAAACCATATGTTTTACACCCTGCCAAAACATAAAAACTTGGCATGTGGCATTCAATAAAATCAGCAAATACAATTACTCAAAAAATGCTTGCACTTGTATTTTGTGGAATCTTTCAAATCCATGGGTATATTTAACCAAAAACCATCCAAACAATAGCTGTCCATGGAAAACACCACTTGTGATgtaaaaaaaataaagaaaggAAAAATACCACTTGTGCAAATAAAGAAGCCAATTGCCAATTTTCCTGGAACCTTCCTTCCTGGCGGCTCCAAACTCCTCTCCTCTCCAGCGCAAACATCCCTCTCCCCCGCTCCCTTTCCTCTTCTACTTCTTGGCCGGACGGACGgacacccacccacccacccgagcCAGGTACCCATCCATCCGACCATTCTTATTTATTCGCGTCCGCGAGATCGAAATCCGCTAGCTTTCACCGGAATCTGTGAGTGTTTTCTCTCTCTCCATCGATTTTGTGTGTTCCTCATGGAGTCCAGCCGGCGCAGATTGGTATAATCTGTGACGGAATAGAGGGTGGGCGGGCGAAATTCTCGCATTCTTCCGCCCGATTCGGGTGTAGGTTTCTCGAAATTGGTCCTGTTCAAGCAAATGCACCGGAGgggtgtgtgtgggtgtgtgtgtgtgtgtgggggggggggggcgggggggggtaTTCATTTATCTTGTGTACGCCTCTAGGGTGTGGAGCAATCTGGTACTATGACGCAGTTTCTAGGTAAGATGATTCGTATTGAAGGCCCCCGATTATTTGCTCACGGAGGGGAAAAAACTGAATGTCATGCCGCCGTTAGGAAATTAGGATGTTTTCGTTGGCAGTGAAGATATGGGGACACGGGCGGCATGATGCCGTGATTTCACAACCTGTACTTGAGAAGAAATGCATTGTCTAGCTTGCTCACCAGTCGGAGTATGGTCCGGCATAGATCCTGTGTGGTGTTTGATTgaatattactccctccgtccggaatcGGTTGACGGACGCtcaaacggatgtatctagacgtatttcagtgctagatacatccgGTTTGAGCGTCAACTGATTCAGGACGGAGGAAGTGTGTGCTTGTATGAATGCTTGCAATTTCAGATGATTTTCTTTTTAGGACCTGGGTTACTGTTTCGATCGGCTGACACTTTGCTCATGTTCAGATTGTCCTGCAAAAATACTGCATTTTATGATCGGAGAACTTGTGGGGAGCTCCTAGAAGAAGAGCCAAGTTGATCCTGCAAAATTGGATAGCTGGTCCGGCAGGGCTGGCTTCAGAAGATCAGCCACGGCTCTAAGGAAAGCAACCCGTGTTACACTAAGAAGGGGAAGACAATGTGTCCATCGCTTTCCTAAGTTTCTGCTTGCATCGCCTTCTTTCCACGGTGGCCGTGGTGCCCTCCCATCTGCAGGGGGGCATCCTTCTGATCTCACCTACCTTGCTGGTGGTGGTGCTGCTGCACAAGTCTGAAGTAGGCCTTTAGCATTATAGTTAGTTCAGTTAGTAGTCCATAATAATAAGAATTGTAAGTATGGTGTCAGCCACCAAACTAGAAGGTGGATATTGTTTTCACAGCAAGAACTCTCCTCTGGATCAACCTGAAGGTAAACAAAAATGCTTTGAACTTCCAAATGTTTGTCTCATTTAGAAATGACTGTATAATATTCTTTAATCCTATAATCATGAATTTCTTCTTTGGCCTGTCTAAAACCATAATTGTCCTATACACTGTTCTGGCACCAAAAACGTTATCCTCTACTATTTTCTGGCACCAAAAACAAAACCAAAAAGGATGAGCTAGTGTATGTAAGCTTATCCGTTTGTTTTTCCACATATTTGAACTCTCTGCCGAGTTAGATAGCTATGTTATAGTTGAATTAATGATATGCGCCTGCTTGATGCTACAATTGCAGTTTGGAATACTGCAGTATCCCTAGATAATTTTAGGCAAGCACTTTCTTAGTTTCCTTTTACCAAACCTAGCTGTGTACTCGCCTTTAACCCTTTAAAATAACAGCACATGTTCAGTTATATATTATTGTGGCATTGTAATATTCATACATTTCTCTTTGATATTCAGGTGTGAAGATACATCTTTACCGTCTTGGTATAGAACAACACGATGCCCTCAAAAGCTTTGCATATGCTGGTCAAGGCAGCCCAAGTTTACTTGATACATTCATTCTTTCTCAGGTTTGTATTACCTGAGAGTTCACACAAACTTTATGAGTTCTCATGGCACCATTTTTTATAGATGATTTTTTATGTAACAGTGGGAGAACTTTGCCCAGAAGGGCCACATGGGATATGATGTTACTGCTTGTGAACTTAAGGTGCTTCttggacccccccccccccccccccccccctaattCTTGTGTCGTAGATAAAAGTAACTTTAAATGTTTGCTTGTGCACGTTGGATTCCGATACCCAATCTAAAAACACAAAGCCAGAGATGTGAAAATATAGGCTTATACATTTTATACTTAACCTATTCCCTTCCCCAGTTTCCACAATCAAACTGCAGAGTGGCATACTAATACCAAATATTCCTGCAACACCGCCTATCAAACTGTTCACATTCTGCCACTGTTGCTTCCCTCATTAGAACAGACTGACTTTCCTGCTCTGCCAATGGTGATGGCTATGGGGGGATAGTACGGATGGGGATGTTAGGAAACATAGCAGTGGGAAATAAGAGAGGAAGGAATGGGAAAGATTTGATAAATACTAGTGGCTGCCACTTATAGTTATCCACATGTTAAAGCACATAACTATTCCATCTTAGGTGGCAGAAGTTTAACTTTCAAGAAATGTTGCGATTCTAGATGTGTAAGCAACCAACCAACAGTTTTTTTCTGCCAGACATACCGTTGACAATCTGTCAAACTTATATTCCCTTTTAAAAAGCTTATTAAGCCATCAATCCTGTTAATGATATGCCCTGAGCTTGACTGAAATAATTGGTTTTGAATGGTTGTACAGGTCATTGAAGGTCAAAGGGATTTTGTTATTCAGATGAATGATAAATGGAATACATTTCCCCTCAAGAAACATGACAAGTTCGGCCATCCTTTTGGATGCTTGAAGCCAAATTCTGCTAAAAGCTATGAGGAATTACTTTTGTGCATTGCAGAAGGAGAAGATACTGAACCGGAGGTTGTTCCTTCAACTACACCCCCAAACAATGGGGTACTGCTGATTGCGAATGTACGCACCTTCAAATGACCCCTAACCCCTCCCCAACCCTCTGTGAATGTGAATATAGATACAAGTGCTAGTTGCCATCTGCATCATGTTTTTCCATTTCTGATGGACATCTTTTCCTGAAGGCATATCCTGTTGAATATGGTCACATTTTCTTGGTCCCAAATTCAACTAATCAGCTATCTTCCTTTTGGGATAAAAGGATGTTTGGGCTGATTACAAAGATTGCCTCTGAAGTAAACAGTACAGCGTTCCGGGTTTTCTTTGATGATGGTACATCTATTGTGCCAAAGCACATGTTTTTTCAGGTAATACCGTCTTAGTTCTAGTGCTTAATGTTTTGAACTTACTCCAAGTACTCCCCCTGTCCTGAATTACTTGTCGTATAAATGAATGTATCGAGACCTATTTTTAGTTCTGCATACATCCATTTCTATCCATTTTTGTGACAAAGTaatttgggatggagggagtacattaTTATTCACCTGCCATCTGCTGTACAGACCTGTCTAACCAATATAATGGGAGTAATCATTGAGTTGTCTGGTGGTCTGATCTTCACTAAGCATTCGACTATAGGCATGCACTTTGTGCTGTAATGCATTGTCACCGGCTTACAGCATACTTCGTACTTTAATTGCTTCTAACCTTTTACTTTAATATGCCATGATGAGTAAGATTTTAAAGGGAAGATTGATCCATGTTTTATTGTTTTATTATTAATGAATCAAAATAAGTGAGTAGAATTTTTTCCATAATAAGATATTGCTAAGATACTAGAATTACCAGTTTGCAGTGGATGCTTAAGGAGAATCTCATGGTGTTATTTTTGCTAAATATTACAGGCCTGTTACTTTGCTAATCCTTTACCAGTGGAGTCTGCCTCAACTGTTGCATTATATGATGGGGCAACCAGATCAGGCATTTGTGTGTCTGAAATAGTTGATTACCCTCTAAAAGCACTTGTGTTCACCAGCACCAATGTAAATGCACTTGTCGATGTAGTCAGTGAAGCATGTTTAGCTTTGCATGAGAAAAATACTGTGCACAGCCTAATGATGTCCAACAATGGCAGAAATGTTTTCTTATTCCCCCAGGTGAAACTTGCTATACATTGTGTTCCATATCTAAAAAAATGTTTTATCACCAAGGAATTGATAGGGGTTAATCTTTGGTGTTTGATTTTAGGTGAAAAATCTGGTCACTGGCTGCTATCTTTCTGCCTGGGAGTGCTGCGGCTACTTTGTTTATCACACCAAAGTTGATTTTGACCGAGCTTCTGAGACCGGAATTTCCAATAGGATGGCTTCGTTCTCGTTCCAAGATGGTGAATTTGAAGACCTGAAGAAACTCTGCTGCGCTATAGCTGATGACCTCGTTACCTAAGCCTGCGGCATATGCAACCATCAACAGTTTGTGTAGCGGTTCATTATGTAAAATCACCCAGAATGTTACTGCAACTATAAACATATCGTGTATCATGCTCTTCCATTCCCCGTGTTTGGCGTGTTATGCCTAAATACTATGAAACATATGTCTGAAGACATCCGGGTTGATGAATAAAGCTTGCTGTTCTGCTCATGAATCAATCTCTGAATATTGCAAGGATTGTGCAATGATATTTCAGCTACTACATTTGCAGTTTACAGAAACAACTTTGCAGCATTTCTGTGAGACATCGAATTACTTCAGAACTGAACTGAACTGAACCTGTGATATAGCAGATGACTTGGTTTGTTTCAGGTTGTTTGCTTCAGAAGGCACATGCCCTTGATCTGATAGCTTTGTTGCAGAAACAGTTTTTACTTGGTTGTGTTATAAATTTATATAGCTTGCAGTTGTTACTGGGAGTTCAAAGATTGTATGTAGAGAAGGAAATCTGTTGCAGTTATAAGTTGTGCATCGATGATAAGATGGATCTTATTACTCATTGCATCGGTCGCAACATCCTGAGGCAGCATCAGATTCAACAGGGCTTGTTGCAGAGGCTAGGCAGCCGCTGATGATggaaaagaaaaaacagaaaattgTGTATGGTTGCTGCCGGTTTTCATCTCGATCCTATGTATGGTTGCAGCCGGTTTTCATTTTGTGGCAGTTTGGACAGTAAGCTAGTTTCTCGTGTGTGGCAGTTTTGGACAAAAAATCCCCAGATTTAAACGAATTGCCATGGCAGTTTTTAAAAATGCCGACCCCCACTGAAGAAACTGCCAGCCGCGCCGTTCGCAATTGCTATCCTGACTATTGGCTTCCTTTCTTTAATGGCTTTATTAAAAGTCCAATTGAATCCAAACACAATTCAACTTAAATAACTTGGATTTTTATGAAATAACTTCCGACCAATATTTATATTTTTGATAATGATGTTAGTTCATTCTTGAAGGATATTTCAAATAAAGTTACAGACAAACTTAAACAAGCCCATAATAAGTTTTAATACCTTCAAAAATACAACCACAAACAAGGGAAATCAATTATATTTATTGATTGACTAATCTATTTAAGATTCCAAACTTTGGAATATTTGGATGTTACGGACGGCTCGCCTTAAGATCTTATTGCACGCTGCTTCACATCCTGAAGCACCTTGAAGCAGAATCAGCATGGATTGAAGCAGAAGCAGAAAATAAGTTCAGGATATTGATGGTCCGTGTCACACTTCCCGTACCCGAAGCCCTCATGTTCGCAGTGCTCTGTGCAGTGGCGAATCTACAGAGAAAATGTAGGGTGGGCTGGATGCCTATTTCATGCGAATATATGTTGTGTTGGGCTCACAAATAGCTGGATTGGGCCTTTAAACTAGTAGTAAAAACTAATTTTGCAAAGCTGGAGGGGGGGCTTAAGCCTGTTAAAGCCCCCCTAGTAGATTCGCCACTGGCTCTGTGCATTGATCACCCTTGCATTGCGGAGTAGGGTATGTCTGGCTTAATTGCCTGCACTGGCCTTCAGATCCTGCAGTAAAATATGGGTAAGATTTTGCATAACAACATCAGAAAACAAAACACTGAGAAACTATTATATTATTCAGATAATTATTCCAGGCAAGGCTTGCCAGGAAGCAAGAGGAGTGCCATGAGCAAAAGTAAGCACAAGCTTGCCACCTTGACCTTGTGGACCTCCATGTCTCCAGGAATAAACACCCAAGCAAAGAAGGATGGAATTCCAAATAGGTTAGCTTAGTAGTGCGCCATTGATCCCTTCTTATGGAGATGGATGATTTAACCTTACAATAAACCAAACAGAAAAAGTTGTATATATCTGGATGATGCAATGATGTGTTGTATACATTGAAAAAGACACTATATGTTGTTAGTTGGTTggtatgtgtgtgtgcgcgcgcgtgaAATGGTGCCTTTGTTGCTTAGGCGGAACCCGAAAAACAGAAATTGCCATTTTTATCTGGATGATGCAACGATACGTTATTACACTGAAAAAAAGACCCCAGGGGGTGATAAAAGACACCCTAGGTAGGGAGGTGGATTAAGAGCACACGACAACTACGACCTCCAAAATCACGGCCTGTCGTCTGCCCCCTGGGGATTCGCGTCACTTTAGCTGAACTGATTTTTTACACGTGAATACATTGCGAAGTTGTATAGGTTAGCAGTGCGTACATGTCATTTGACATTTAATATAGTTGACACTTAGGGCATCTTCAACAGTTGTGAGATAGGTGTTGGTAAATTTACCACCTAGGACATagtgatgatgtggcatgtaTTAAATGTGGAGAGAGAGCAAAGTTGTATGTAGTAATACCAACAACCTTTGCACAAGCTTCAAGGTGAAATAGAGAGCAATCACATTTATTGTCTCATCATCTATTGGATAGCTTACATACAACCCATTGGAGTAGTTGTATAATAGCTTGTTGGTTGATGACATGGACATTTTACCAACAAGACTAACATACAAcctgttggagatgcccttaatGGTATATTTGTGCAGCGTGGTGGGGTAGCATACTAAATTGGGCAGCAAAAGTCAATATTCTCAGTTAATGTCACGCGTTTGCATGCAAGAAAGGTTCATGTGATATCCTTTGTCTGCACAGGTATGTCAGAGTAGTTATTAGTGTACTACGTAATCAATGTGCTGTGCTGGAGCTCAGAGGTATGATACGACTcaataaataaaaacaaaacagTTGCATGCGATGTAATTATCGTTAATTCATCTTTGCTAGGCCATGAAGATGAACGATTAAATGCGACTACGTTGCACTGATAAACCAGACAAGGTGACTAATAACATAGTTTTTAGAGAAGGAAAAGTTTTGGAATTACTATAATTAATTTGTCTAGAATTATTATCACGAAGTTCTCGGTTTTAactaaaataaaaaaagaagactTAATATCATGGAATTTATTCCATGAGTTTTCCAGCAATTAGAATATTGGAATTCTCTCTTTATTTAAAATTCTAATAATAATGAAATCCACTATTTTAATTGTCATAGGATGAGGTTCTCAATTTTATAGAAGACACATAACTCGATGTTTTTTTTCGATATTACAGTTTTAAAACTGAAACAAAAACATAATCTTGCAAAGGATATTGTCAAATGAAAAATAATATTGCAGTTTGAAAACTTGATAGAAACTAAATATTACtacctctgtcccataatataagaacgtttttgactatagcgtagtgccaaaaacgttcttatattatgggacggagggagtagatgtgTTATATGATTCAAAACGCATGGCTCAATAAAATCCGCATGCATGTAGGCAGGGCCGTCTCCAGGAATTTGAGGCCCCGGGACGAATCATAAAATGAAGCCCTATTTTTTTTTAAATTTACATAACTTAAGAACTATCCCCCAAATACACCATAGCTTTCCTCACAAGAAAGCATGAAGAAAATCTACTGGTTGCATAATATATGTAGAACTGAAACTATTGAACAAACTAGATGAAACATGACAAAAGATATAAATAATAATAATGGATACAAAAGAATACCAAATCAATAGCTTGCTTCATCCGTGCCTCCCACATGTGTAGACACCATCCTCGTCTTATTTTTCTGTAAGACGAATGCATCGATTTGAGTTTAATCCATACATACACACAATTATTTTTCAATTCAGAATAAATTCAatttcaaatgcatcaatttagAAATCAACTTATACAGCATGCAAGTTCTATTCTTGTGTCAGTTCAATAAATTACCCAAGATTAGTGGCCAGGTGTGGGTGATTCTCGGCTGTGTAGGTGCTGCCAGTCCTGGGCGTAGTGTTGGCAACTGGTTGGCACGGCCAACGCCCA
Protein-coding sequences here:
- the LOC125507808 gene encoding GDP-L-galactose phosphorylase 1-like, with the translated sequence MVSATKLEGGYCFHSKNSPLDQPEGVKIHLYRLGIEQHDALKSFAYAGQGSPSLLDTFILSQWENFAQKGHMGYDVTACELKVIEGQRDFVIQMNDKWNTFPLKKHDKFGHPFGCLKPNSAKSYEELLLCIAEGEDTEPEVVPSTTPPNNGVLLIANAYPVEYGHIFLVPNSTNQLSSFWDKRMFGLITKIASEVNSTAFRVFFDDGTSIVPKHMFFQACYFANPLPVESASTVALYDGATRSGICVSEIVDYPLKALVFTSTNVNALVDVVSEACLALHEKNTVHSLMMSNNGRNVFLFPQVKNLVTGCYLSAWECCGYFVYHTKVDFDRASETGISNRMASFSFQDGEFEDLKKLCCAIADDLVT